One Stigmatella aurantiaca genomic window, CTCATGAATCCGGGCCGCAGCGCGCAGTTCGCAGAACCGGCAGCCCTTCAAGACCTCCCCATGAGAGGCCAGATGAGTAGGCCCTGCGCCATCGTTGTCGATGGCGAAGAGTGCCCCGTCGAGCCCCTCACGATGCGCGGCCCTGGCGATGATCGGAGCCAGCCGAAGTGCACTGGTCCATCCACCACGCGCGAAGCGGTATTGCGTCTCACTGGGCACCACTTCCGACTGAAACACCCGGGAGAGCAGGGCGCGAAACACGTCCTCGTCGGTGTCATCCTCGACGCAGAAGGCGAACCTCATCGGCTTGGCACGCCGCCCAGCACACCCGAGTACCAAAGTTCGCCCAGCGGCGCGCCCTTGAGTTCCTTCTCCCAATCCGGCCGGTCCGAGAGCCGGGTGATGTGCGTTCCCTGCTCGTCACGCTCGAAGATCAGGACACTCTCCGGTGAGTCCCTGAACTCGTCGAGCAGCGTGGGAGAGTGCGTCGTCAGCACGACCTGAACACCGGATTGCGTCAGGCGTAACAAGTGGTCCAGGAGTTCACGAAGCCGCCGGGGATGAATCCCTCGCTCGGGCTCCTCGATCGCGAGGATACTGGGAGTCCCCGCTTTCAATTGCGCGGCAACCGCCAGTCCGATGAAGAGCAGAAGGCCATCTGACATGTCCTCAGCCCCGTAAACCCGCCCATCGGATTCCTCGACGCCCAGTACTTTTGTTCCAGGTTCCGGACCAAGACGGGTAATGACCCGCTTCACCTCACGAGCGGCGCTGCGGACAACTTTATCAATCTCATCTCTCAGAGAAGGCTTCTCTCCGGACCACTTATCGAGAACCGCAGCCGTGTCGAGACCGTCTGGGCCCATGCTGGCGTCTCGATGCACCAGGGCGGGTTTCCGGAGGGAAGGAACCGACAAATCATGCACTGTGGTTGCCTTCAGGAAGAAGCCCAGCTGCTTCAGTAATTGCTCCTCCTGCTCTTGCCTCGGAAGCTCCCAATCATCGTCATCATAGTCTTCGACCTCTGTGGCGCTTTCGAGGCTGTAGCGGACGTCTCGTGCCTCGAAAAGACTGTGACTCAGAGTGGCACCCGCGAACCGCACTTTTGCATTGATGCCGAGAGGGGAATCCTCCTCCCGGCTGAGCACTGACTTCCATCCTCCCAGCGCCTGCACTGCCGCCTCGGTGCCTTGTCGGCTCACCTCTGCCAGCAGCTTGAGCACCGCCAGAGCGTTGGACTTGCCGCTGTTGTTGGCGCCCACCATCACCGTGATGCCAGGCGCGAGCGGGATCGTCACATCGCGGAGGGTCTTGAAGTTCTTGACCTCGATCTCCGTAATCAAGCCTCACCCCTCCTCTGGCCCCTCTCCTCAGTGGAGAGGGGCTCTGGCCTACGGACTCAGATGTCCAGGTTCTGCACGTCGAGCGCGTTGCGCTCGATGAACTCGCGCCGCGGCTCCACCGCCTCGCCCATCAGCAGCGAGAAGATGCCGTCGCACTCCACCGCGTCCTTGAGCTGCACCTGCAAGAGCGTGCGCGTCGCCGGGTTCATGGTCGTGTCCCAGAGCTGCTCCGGGTTCATCTCGCCCAGTCCCTTGTAGCGCTGCAGGCCCAGCCCCTTCTGCGCGTCCTTGCGCACCACGGCCAGCACCTCCTGCACCGAGAACGCCAACACCTCACCGTCCGCCACCTTCACGGTGTACGGCGGCCGGCCCATCCCGGAGACGGCCTCGCGCAGCGCCACCAGCTCCAGGTACTCCGGCGACGACAGGAACGCGTGGTCCAGCACCGTCTCGCGCATGCTGCCGTTCATGTCCGTGTGGAACACCAGCTTCTTCGTGTGGTGCTCGGGGTCGTCCCGGCGCTCGTGCTTCAAGCGGCCCAGCACGTCCGGCATCCGCTTGCGGAAGTCGGCGTACATCCGCTCCACCTCCGCCTCCAGCCCCTTCTCGTCCGCGAGCGTCTCCGCCTTCACGCGCGCCGCCTGCACCAGCGCGTCCACCACCCGCCCGTCGCGCCGCTTGGCCTGCTTCTCCAGCCGCTCCTCGTAGGTGATGACCTTCTCCAGGAGCATCTTCAGGTCACTGCCGCCCAGCTCTCCGTTGGGCGTCACCACCCGCGAGTGCTCCGCCGCGATGCGCAGCAGGTACTCGTTGAGGGCCCGCTCGTCCTTGACGTACAGGTCCTTCTTGTTGCGCGTCACCTTATAGAGCGGCGGCTGGGCGATGTAGAGGTAGCCCAGGTCGAGCAGCTCGCGCATCTGACGGAAGAAGAACGTCAACAGGAGCGTGCGGATGTGGCTGCCGTCCACGTCGGCGTCCGTCATCAGGATGATGCGGTGGTAGCGCGCCTTGCCCGGATCATAATCCTCCGCGCCAATGCCCGTGCCCAGCGCCGTGATGAGCGTGATGATCTCCGCGCTCGTCAGCATCTTCTCGAAGCGGGCCTTCTCCACGTTGAGAATCTTGCCGCGCAGCGGGAGGATGGCCTGGTTGCGCCGGTCGCGCCCCTGCTTGGCCGAGCCGCCTGCGGAGTCACCCTCGACGATGTAGAGCTCGCTCTCGTTCGGATCCCGGCTCTGGCAGTCGGCCAGCTTTCCCGGCAGGCCGCCGCCATCGAGGATGCCCTTGCGGCGCACCGTCTCTCGCGCCTTGCGGGCCGCGATGCGCGCCCGGCACGCGTCGCCAATCTTCGCGACGACCTTCTTGCCGTTGACGGGGTTCTCCTCCAGGTAGGTGGCGAGCTGATCATTCACCATCTGCTCGACGAGGCCCTTGATTTCGCTGTTGCCCAGCTTCGTCTTGGTCTGCCCCTCGAACTGGGGGTTGGACAGCTTCACGGAGATGACGGCCGCGAGCCCCTCGCGCGCATCCTCGCCCGTGGGCGTCTCCTTCAGGTCCTTCCACACCCCGCTCTTCTCCGCGTAGCTGTTGAGCGTGCGCGTCAGCGCCGCCTTGAACCCGGACAGGTGGCTGCCACCCTCGTGCGTGTTGATGTTGTTGGCGAAGGTGTAGATGCGCTCGTCGTAGCCATCGTTCCACTGCATGGCCAGCTCCAGCGCCACGCCCTCCTTCTCGGAGCGCACGAAGATGGGCTTGTCGTGCAGGGCCTGCTTGGACTTGTTCAGGTACTCCACGAACGAGCTGATGCCACCCTCGAACTTGAAGTCATGCTCCTTGTTCGTGCGCTCGTCCCGGATGGTGATGTGCAGCCCGGCGTTGAGGAACGCCAGCTCGCGCAGGCGCTGGCTCAGCGTCTCGAAGTCGAAGTCCACCACTTCCATCACCTGGGTGTCCGGCTTGAACCACACCTGGGTGCCGCGCTTGTCGGTGGTGCCGACCTCCTTCACCTTCCCGTCGGCGATGCCCCGGGAGTACGACTGCTCGTACACCTTGCCGTTGCGCTGGATGCGCACCCGGAGCCACTCGGACAGGAAGTTCACGCACGTGACGCCCACGCCGTGCAGACCGCCGGAGACCTTGTAGGCGCCGTTGCCGAACTTGCTGCCCGCGTGCAGCTCCGTGAGCACCACGTCCACGGTGTCCTTGTCGTGGAACTTCGGATCCGGGTGCGGGCCCACGGGGATGCCGCGGCCGTTGTCCTGGACACTCAGGGAGCCATCCACGTGAATGGCCACTTCAATGTCCGTGCAGTAACCCGCCAGCGCCTCGTCCACCGCGTTGTCCACCACCTCGTAGACGAGCTTGTGGAGCCCGTACGTCATGGTGTCGCCGATGTACATGCCGGGGCGCTTGCGGACAGCCTCGCGGCCCTCGAGCTTGGTGATGCTCTCGGCCCCATACTCCACGGGCAACGGGGCCGGAGTGGCACCGGTAGAGGGGGTCTTATCCATGTGAGATTGTCCTTCGAAAAGCTGCCAGAAAGCAGGGGGTGTGCCTATCACTTCGGGCCCCCCCGGACAAGGTTAACGACCGTGTGCAAGGCAGCGGAAAGATTCAGAAAACCCGCTTCACCCGCAGCACACTTTTCCCCGCCCCTCACGCATCGTAAGGGGGCGTTGGAACACGCTTTTCCAACGCGGAGACCAGCTCCTCGAAGATAGCCCGGCGGGCAAACAAATGCCGCGTCACGAGCACCCGTCCCTGCTCCCGGAAGAAGAGCCCCAGCACGTCCCCCTTGCGGCCAAGCCTGCGCACGGTGCCGATCTGCGACCAGCCCAGCTCCAGGGCCTGCGCGTTGCTGAACGGCCGGGCGACCTTCACGCCCAGCGGTCCCAGGGTAACGCCCCATTCTGGACGGGGCCGCAGACGGTGGAAGGCGAACAGGAAGACGAGCATCAGCCCGGCGGTGATACCCGCACGGGCCTCGGCGAAGGGCTCGGCGCCCTGGCGCGAGGCCGCCAGGGCCCAGGCGGTGAGCACCGCGAGCACACAAGCACCCAGACCGAGCGCCAGCCGGGTGGGACGGGGATTGAAGGCGTAGAAGCGCGAATCCATGCGTGGCCCTGCAACCTAGCCCCCTCCGTCCCACCGGACGGGGACTTTCCACCAATAGGCTGTTCTCCGGTGAGCGGCGCGCATCTACCCTTCCCCTTCGTGACGGATGTGGAACTCGCCGCGCGGCTGCGCACCAATCTTTTGGGCTTCAAGCGCCTGCAGGCCTCGGGTTCCCCGGCGTGGAACCTGAATCTGCCCGGGGTCTGGGCCTCCGTCCGCCCCACCGTGCCCCAGGTGCTCTACCTCCAGCAGGTCTTCTTCTGGGACACGGGGGCGCTGGCCTCCGCGCTCCACCCCCTTGAGGCCTTCTTCCGCGGCCACGGCATCCCTGCCTGGCGCGTGCAGGTGCCCTCCGGGGAGCCCGCGGCCGAGCACGTCCTGCGCCAGGAGGGCTACCGCCGCGAGGACGCGTTCGAGGCCATGGGGCTGGCCTTCGCGCAGGTGCCCTCCGCCCCGCCCCGCTTCCCGGTGGAGCCGGTCCGCACGCTGGAGGAGCTCATCCCGTTCAGCGCCGGCATCTTCGGCTCCGATGCGGGGCTCCAGCCGTGGCACCTCCACCCCCCCGCCACGCTGCATGCGCTCGTCGTGCGCCGCGAGGGCCGGGTGCTCGCCTGTGGCCTGTCCATGGACGAGGCCGACACGGCGGGCATCTACCTCGTGGCCACGGCCCCGGAGGCCCGCCGCCAGGGGCTCGCCTCCGAGGTGATGCGCGGCCTGCTCACCCACGCCCGCGGCCGGGGGCTCGCCGCGGCCGTGCTCCAGTCCACCGCGCTGGGCCACGGCGTCTACCAGCGCCTGGGGTTCCGGACCGTGGGCCGCTGGACCAACTGGGTCCGCCGCCTGAGCCCCCCTCTCCCTGCCGCCGGCCAGGAATGAAAGAATGCCAGGAGTCCTTCTCTGTAGGATGGGAGAGAGTCCCGGCATGCGCCCTTCTGTGGAAACCGAGCCTCTCGCCCCGCTGCAGAAGCGCTACCTGGCTGCCCAGCTGGCGGGAGATCGCCGCGAGGCGCTGCGCCTGCTCGTCGATGAGGGACTCTTGCGCGGCATTCCCCTGCAGGACTTGCACCTCAAGGTCATCCAGCCCGCCCAGTACGAGATCGGCCGGCTCTGGCAGGAGAACCACATCTCCGTGGCCCAGGAGCACCTGGCCACCGCCATCTCGCAGCTGGCCTTGTCGCACCTTTACCGCCACCTGCCGAGGGATCCCTTCAATGGAAAGGTGATCATGCTATCGTGCGTGGAAGGCGAGTTGCATGAGGTGGGGGCGCGCATGGCCGCGGACTTCTTGGAAATGGCCGGCTTTGACGTGCGCTTCCTCGGGGCCAATGTGCCCAGCCACCACCTGGTGCGCATGGTGCGCGATCAGACGCCGGATCTGCTGGCCCTCTCCGTGACGATGACCTACCACCTGCCGGCCCTTCGCGACGCGGTGGCCGTGGTGCGCGAGGCCGTCCCCAAGTTGCCCATCGCCGTGGGGGGCCTGGCCTTCAGCTGGGTGCCCGGCCTCGAGAAAGAGCTCGACGTCGCCTTCTTCGGAAAGGACGCGCGCGAGCTGGTCGCCTCGGCCTGCAAGACGCTGGGAGTTTGAGCCCCATGGAAGCACTTCACCGTCAGATTGACGCCCGGGCCGCGCGGCTCGCCAGCGCCTCCGTGGACTGGATGTACCAGGATCCCTTCTGGCGGGCGCGCTACGGCGAGGAGCGGGCCCGGCGCTTTGGCAACGAGGATGCGCTCTTCCACGTGCGCTACCTCATGCAGGCGCTCCAGGAGACCCGCCCCTCGGTGATGGAGGGCTACGCGGCCTGGCTGCGCCCGCTGCTCGCCGGCCGCGGCATGTGTACCCGCCACCTGGATCAACACTTCGCGGGGCTCCAGGCGGCGCTGGCCACCGAGGGCTTCGGCCCGGACTCGCCCGCCCATGCCTACGTCCAGGCCGCGCGCACGGCGCTGCTCTACCCTTCGGGCCCCGCCCGGGTGCTCCAGGAGGCCACCCCCGCGGTGGCCCAGCGCACGCTGCAAGCCCTGGCCCTGGAGGTCCCGCCCCCCCTCCATTCCCAGGTGGAGGAAGAGGGCCTGCTCCAGCTGTCCTACCTGGCGGACGCCCTGGGCATGAACCGGCCCGAACTCTTTGCACAACATGCCAGCTGGTACCGGGAGTTCTGGCCCCAGCGAGGGCTGGACAGTCTTCCTTTTCAGAGATTTCTTGAGGCACTGGACGCCGCCCTCCGGGAGCGCCTCGTGTCCTCTGCCCCCACGGATGTCGAAACAGTCCGGGCGGTGCTCGCTTCGGCGCGCGCGGCCCTTTAGGAGAAGTCTTTCATGACGGCTGCCCCATTCGCCTCACGCTTGCTCGATGCGTTGAGCCGGGAAGTGGCGCTCGTGTGTGACCCCGGCGGAACCATCACCTGGGCGGATGCCCGGGCGGAGAACATCCTCGGGGCCCAACAGGGCAAGCGGCTGCGGGCGCTGGCGGCGCAAGGCACCGAGGAGAAGGTGGACCGGTTGCTGCTCCAGGCCCGCGAGGAGCGCGTGGATGGGTGGGAGCTCATCCTGTGCGCTGGCGAGAACAAGCCCACCACCTTCGCCTTCCGCGCCCAGCCCTACGAGGGCCAGGTGGTGATGGTGGGCAGCCTGGTGCCGGAGGACT contains:
- a CDS encoding AAA family ATPase translates to MITEIEVKNFKTLRDVTIPLAPGITVMVGANNSGKSNALAVLKLLAEVSRQGTEAAVQALGGWKSVLSREEDSPLGINAKVRFAGATLSHSLFEARDVRYSLESATEVEDYDDDDWELPRQEQEEQLLKQLGFFLKATTVHDLSVPSLRKPALVHRDASMGPDGLDTAAVLDKWSGEKPSLRDEIDKVVRSAAREVKRVITRLGPEPGTKVLGVEESDGRVYGAEDMSDGLLLFIGLAVAAQLKAGTPSILAIEEPERGIHPRRLRELLDHLLRLTQSGVQVVLTTHSPTLLDEFRDSPESVLIFERDEQGTHITRLSDRPDWEKELKGAPLGELWYSGVLGGVPSR
- a CDS encoding GNAT family N-acetyltransferase; the protein is MSGAHLPFPFVTDVELAARLRTNLLGFKRLQASGSPAWNLNLPGVWASVRPTVPQVLYLQQVFFWDTGALASALHPLEAFFRGHGIPAWRVQVPSGEPAAEHVLRQEGYRREDAFEAMGLAFAQVPSAPPRFPVEPVRTLEELIPFSAGIFGSDAGLQPWHLHPPATLHALVVRREGRVLACGLSMDEADTAGIYLVATAPEARRQGLASEVMRGLLTHARGRGLAAAVLQSTALGHGVYQRLGFRTVGRWTNWVRRLSPPLPAAGQE
- a CDS encoding cobalamin B12-binding domain-containing protein, whose amino-acid sequence is MRPSVETEPLAPLQKRYLAAQLAGDRREALRLLVDEGLLRGIPLQDLHLKVIQPAQYEIGRLWQENHISVAQEHLATAISQLALSHLYRHLPRDPFNGKVIMLSCVEGELHEVGARMAADFLEMAGFDVRFLGANVPSHHLVRMVRDQTPDLLALSVTMTYHLPALRDAVAVVREAVPKLPIAVGGLAFSWVPGLEKELDVAFFGKDARELVASACKTLGV
- the gyrB gene encoding DNA topoisomerase (ATP-hydrolyzing) subunit B; the protein is MDKTPSTGATPAPLPVEYGAESITKLEGREAVRKRPGMYIGDTMTYGLHKLVYEVVDNAVDEALAGYCTDIEVAIHVDGSLSVQDNGRGIPVGPHPDPKFHDKDTVDVVLTELHAGSKFGNGAYKVSGGLHGVGVTCVNFLSEWLRVRIQRNGKVYEQSYSRGIADGKVKEVGTTDKRGTQVWFKPDTQVMEVVDFDFETLSQRLRELAFLNAGLHITIRDERTNKEHDFKFEGGISSFVEYLNKSKQALHDKPIFVRSEKEGVALELAMQWNDGYDERIYTFANNINTHEGGSHLSGFKAALTRTLNSYAEKSGVWKDLKETPTGEDAREGLAAVISVKLSNPQFEGQTKTKLGNSEIKGLVEQMVNDQLATYLEENPVNGKKVVAKIGDACRARIAARKARETVRRKGILDGGGLPGKLADCQSRDPNESELYIVEGDSAGGSAKQGRDRRNQAILPLRGKILNVEKARFEKMLTSAEIITLITALGTGIGAEDYDPGKARYHRIILMTDADVDGSHIRTLLLTFFFRQMRELLDLGYLYIAQPPLYKVTRNKKDLYVKDERALNEYLLRIAAEHSRVVTPNGELGGSDLKMLLEKVITYEERLEKQAKRRDGRVVDALVQAARVKAETLADEKGLEAEVERMYADFRKRMPDVLGRLKHERRDDPEHHTKKLVFHTDMNGSMRETVLDHAFLSSPEYLELVALREAVSGMGRPPYTVKVADGEVLAFSVQEVLAVVRKDAQKGLGLQRYKGLGEMNPEQLWDTTMNPATRTLLQVQLKDAVECDGIFSLLMGEAVEPRREFIERNALDVQNLDI